A section of the Pogoniulus pusillus isolate bPogPus1 chromosome 3, bPogPus1.pri, whole genome shotgun sequence genome encodes:
- the LOC135173192 gene encoding protein NYNRIN-like → MGKSGRRRRTRKEETLVHDCLQTIEQQTRIRPDLEEEELDKGEILFVDGSSRIVEGKRISGYAIVQLLKGEFKLKESGPLSASWSAQACELYALWKALEHLKGKEGTIYTDSKYAFGVVHTFGKIWEERGFINSQGKGLIHQELVKRVLGALKGPQKIAIVHIKGHQRGTNYQIRGNNMADTEAKKAAGNIHVILTMAVQNKDYGKSFDLNEKEKLKQMGVVEKDGKFVLPDGREVLPKGLAVDILTKVHEKTHWGAQALVDHFEQQYTCVGVHNLAKGVILSCETCLKVNHSRKQQKPLGGRPPAYRPFSNIQIDFTELPKVGRYKYLLVIVDHLTNYVEAFPTARATANQVIKILLENIIPRYGVPLIIDSDRGPHFISKIVRELVEALGIKWDYHTPWHPQSSGKVERINAEIKSTLTKLMVETKLSWVKCLPVALLILRTRPRTDLGVSSFEMLYGMPYRIENPQDNVLIRDQELQEYISKLAEHREMLWKKGLIVQRPPLNLKIHNITPGEWVMIRTWKEETLKPKWEGPYLVLLTTETAIRTAERGWTHASRIKGPVPPQWKITSVPGDTRIILKR, encoded by the exons atgggt AAGTCCGGACGAAGACGCAGGACGC gaaaagaagaaacactGGTCCATGATTGTTTACAAACTATCGAGCAACAAACCAGGATAAGACCTGACTTAGAAGAAGAAGAACTTGacaagggagaaattctttttgTGGATGGATCATCCCGGATTGTAGAAGGGAAAAGAATATCAGGATATGCCATTGTCCAGTTGCTTAAAGGAGAATTCAAACTTAAGGAATCGGGACCCTTAAGTGCTAGTTGGTCGGCGCAAGCCTGTGAACTATATGCCCTATGGAAAGCCTTAGAACACttaaaagggaaagagggaaccATATATACTGATTCTAAGTATGCCTTTGGAGTAGTACACACGTTTGGAAAAATCTGGGAAGAAAGAGGTTTTATAAACTCACAAGGAAAAGGATTGATTCATCAGGAATTAGTTAAGAGAGTTTTGGGAGCATTAAAAGGACCACAGAAAATAGCAATTGTACATATAAAAGGTCACCAAAGGGGAACTAATTATCAGATTAGAGGAAATAACATGGCTGatacagaagcaaagaaagcagctgggaaCATACACGTTATATTAACAATGGCTGTACAAAATAAGGACTATGGAAAGAGTTTTGAtctaaatgaaaaggaaaaattaaaacaaatggGGGTTGTAGAAAAAGACGGCAAATTTGTACTGCCAGACGGGCGGGAAGTTTTACCCAAGGGACTAGCTGTAGATATACTTACAAAAGTACATGAGAAGACTCATTGGGGAGCCCAAGCTTTGGTGGACCATTTTGAGCAACAATATACATGTGTAGGAGTCCACAACTTGGCAAAAGGTGTGATACTTTCCTGTGAAACCTGTCTCAAAGTAAATCATAGCCGTAAACAACAGAAGCCCCTTGGTGGGAGACCCCCTGCCTACCGACCCTTCTCGAATATACAAATTGATTTTACTGAATTACCTAAAGTTGGAagatataaatatttattgGTAATAGTGGACCATTTGACAAATTATGTAGAAGCATTTCCAACTGCTAGAGCTACTGCAAATCAGGTAATTAAAATTTTACTTGAAAACATCATACCAAGATATGGGGTACCTCTAATTATTGACTCAGATAGGGGACCTCATTTTATTTCAAAAATTGTTCGAGAATTGGTCGAAGCATTAGGGATTAAATGGGACTACCATACTCCATGGCATCCACAAAGCTCAGGAAAAGTAGAAAGAATAAATGCAGAAATCAAAAGTACTTTGACTAAATTGATGGTAGAAACAAAGTTATCATGGGTAAAGTGTTTACCAGTGGCATTGTTGATTTTGAGAACAAGACCAAGGACGGATCTGGGGGTATCATCATTCGAAATGTTATATGGGATGCCTTATAGGATTGAGAATCCTCAAGATAATGTATTAATAAGAGATCAAGAATTACAAGAATATATATCAAAATTGGCTGAACATAGGGAAATGTTGTGGAAAAAGGGATTGATTGTCCAGAGACCACCATTGAATTTGAAAATACATAATATTACACCAGGTGAATGGGTGATGATTAGAACCTGGAAAGAAGAAACTTTGAAACCTAAATGGGAAGGACCTTATCTTGTGTTGCTCACTACAGAAACAGCGATCCGAACTGCTGAACGTGGATGGACGCATGCCAGCCGAATTAAGGGACCAGTGCCACCCCAGTGGAAGATAACCAGTGTTCCTGGAGATACTAGAATAATCTTGAAAAGATGA